In a single window of the Rhodothermales bacterium genome:
- a CDS encoding GreA/GreB family elongation factor, with product MSRAFTKEEAPSDPVFVPPRPPLPPGATNYVTPRGLALLRAEQAELDAERTRLHEQGEGDETKRQRAVVAGRLADLAARLASARVLDPSTQPPDEVRFGATVALQTSDGEERRFTIVGVDEAATAPDRVAFFAPIARAVVGKRVGDVVTLRTPRGEESLTVTAITYEAGDEPG from the coding sequence ATGAGCCGAGCCTTTACGAAAGAAGAAGCCCCGAGCGATCCCGTCTTCGTCCCGCCACGCCCACCGCTGCCGCCGGGCGCGACGAACTACGTGACGCCGCGCGGCCTCGCCCTCCTCCGCGCCGAGCAGGCCGAGCTCGACGCGGAGCGCACGCGCCTCCACGAGCAGGGCGAGGGCGACGAGACGAAGCGGCAGCGCGCCGTCGTCGCTGGCCGCCTCGCCGACCTCGCGGCCCGCCTCGCGAGTGCCCGCGTCCTCGACCCGAGCACGCAGCCGCCCGACGAAGTCCGCTTCGGCGCGACGGTGGCGTTGCAGACGAGCGACGGTGAGGAACGTCGGTTCACGATCGTCGGCGTGGACGAGGCGGCGACGGCACCCGACCGCGTCGCCTTCTTCGCCCCGATCGCGCGAGCCGTCGTGGGCAAGCGCGTGGGCGATGTCGTCACGCTCCGCACGCCGCGCGGCGAGGAGTCGCTGACGGTCACCGCGATCACGTACGAAGCGGGCGACGAGCCGGGCTAG
- a CDS encoding ATP-dependent 6-phosphofructokinase produces MAPPLRVGILTGGGDCPGLNAVIRAVTKSLITRCQADVIGFEDGFLGLIERRSRRLHFSDVSGILTAGGTILGTSNKANPFGFYKEGGADVSDRVAQYVEDLGLTAIVAIGGDGTMSIAHGLQEKGVNIVGVPKTIDNDLVGTSRTFGFDTAVSIATEALDRLHSTAQSHHRVIVLETMGRYAGWIALYSGVASGADIILIPEFEYDVEEVARVCRRRQHGGQKFTIIVVAEGAKPKGGELAIQQLIADSPDPIRLGGACNVLASQLQPLVESEIRTTILGHVQRGGTPTSYDRTLATAFGSYAAAMVEDRKFGRMVALYENRLRSVPFIEVANKTRTVRPDSPMVAAAIAVGTSFGVPDLDVALEGDAVSGAVS; encoded by the coding sequence ATGGCTCCTCCGCTCCGCGTCGGCATCCTCACCGGCGGCGGCGACTGCCCCGGCCTCAACGCCGTCATCCGCGCCGTCACCAAGAGCCTCATCACGCGGTGCCAGGCCGACGTGATCGGCTTCGAGGACGGCTTCCTCGGCCTCATCGAGCGCCGCTCGCGCCGGCTCCACTTCTCCGACGTCTCCGGCATCCTCACCGCCGGCGGCACGATCCTCGGCACCTCGAACAAGGCGAACCCCTTCGGCTTCTACAAAGAGGGCGGCGCCGACGTCTCGGACCGCGTCGCGCAGTACGTCGAGGACCTCGGGCTCACCGCGATCGTCGCGATCGGCGGGGACGGGACGATGTCGATCGCGCACGGGCTCCAGGAGAAGGGCGTCAACATCGTCGGCGTGCCGAAGACGATCGACAACGACCTCGTCGGGACGAGCCGGACGTTCGGGTTCGACACGGCGGTCTCGATCGCCACCGAGGCGCTCGACCGGCTCCACTCGACGGCCCAGAGCCACCACCGCGTGATCGTGCTCGAGACGATGGGCCGCTACGCCGGGTGGATCGCGCTCTACAGCGGCGTGGCCTCCGGCGCCGACATCATCCTCATCCCCGAGTTCGAGTACGACGTGGAGGAGGTGGCGCGCGTCTGCCGCCGCCGCCAGCACGGCGGGCAGAAGTTCACGATCATCGTCGTGGCCGAGGGCGCGAAGCCGAAGGGCGGCGAACTCGCCATCCAGCAGCTCATCGCCGACAGCCCGGACCCCATCCGCCTCGGCGGCGCCTGCAACGTCCTCGCCTCCCAGCTCCAGCCGCTCGTCGAGAGCGAGATCCGCACGACGATCCTCGGCCACGTCCAGCGCGGCGGCACGCCGACATCGTACGACCGCACGCTCGCCACGGCCTTCGGCTCCTACGCCGCCGCCATGGTCGAGGACCGGAAGTTCGGGCGCATGGTGGCGCTCTACGAGAACCGCCTCCGCAGCGTCCCCTTCATCGAGGTCGCCAACAAGACGCGGACGGTGCGGCCGGACTCGCCGATGGTGGCGGCGGCGATCGCCGTCGGGACCTCGTTCGGCGTGCCCGACCTCGACGTAGCGCTCGAAGGCGACGCCGTCTCCGGCGCCGTCTCGTAG
- a CDS encoding NAD-dependent epimerase/dehydratase family protein: MHVFLTGATGFVGHHVLRALLERGHSVRCLLREGSRDQLETGEAAVVEVDSSKDSVVEEMEHGAAAGEAGANPTAAPVEIVYGDVTDLDTIEGDLRGCDAVVHLVGIIEENKPKGVTFERIHVKGTRTVVEQAKAAGVSRFIHMSANGAREDGPSAYQRTKWQAEEIVRAAGFDTHVIFRPSIIFGDPGAERVEFASRLADTLVGPFPILPILGDGQYRLQPVHVTAVAAAFAEAVTMALPDGHAAYCVAGQEEVTFDETVDRIARGMGKRPKPKLHQPMWLARTLVSTAGEVGLLPISPAQFEMLVAGNTCDASAFWADFDVTPIPFTPEHLGYLRDEA; this comes from the coding sequence ATGCACGTCTTCCTCACCGGCGCCACCGGCTTCGTCGGCCACCACGTCCTCCGCGCGCTCCTCGAACGCGGCCACAGCGTCCGCTGCCTCCTCCGCGAGGGCTCGCGCGACCAGCTCGAAACGGGCGAGGCCGCCGTCGTCGAGGTCGACTCGTCGAAGGACTCCGTCGTGGAGGAGATGGAGCACGGCGCGGCGGCGGGCGAGGCCGGGGCGAATCCCACCGCCGCCCCCGTCGAGATCGTCTACGGCGACGTCACGGACCTCGACACGATCGAGGGCGACCTGCGCGGGTGCGACGCCGTCGTCCACCTCGTCGGGATCATCGAGGAGAACAAGCCGAAGGGCGTCACCTTCGAGCGCATCCACGTCAAGGGCACGCGGACGGTCGTCGAGCAGGCGAAAGCCGCCGGGGTCAGCCGGTTCATCCACATGAGCGCGAACGGCGCGCGCGAGGACGGCCCCTCGGCGTACCAGCGGACGAAGTGGCAGGCCGAGGAGATCGTCCGCGCCGCCGGGTTCGACACCCACGTCATCTTCCGCCCGTCGATCATCTTCGGCGACCCCGGCGCCGAGCGCGTCGAGTTCGCGAGCCGCCTCGCCGACACGCTCGTCGGCCCGTTCCCCATCCTCCCGATCCTCGGCGACGGGCAGTACCGGCTCCAGCCGGTCCACGTCACCGCCGTCGCCGCCGCCTTCGCCGAGGCCGTCACGATGGCGCTCCCGGATGGGCACGCGGCGTACTGCGTCGCCGGGCAGGAGGAGGTCACGTTCGACGAGACCGTGGACCGCATCGCGCGCGGGATGGGCAAGCGCCCGAAGCCGAAGCTCCACCAGCCGATGTGGCTCGCCCGGACGCTCGTGAGCACGGCCGGCGAGGTCGGGCTCCTGCCGATCTCCCCGGCGCAGTTCGAGATGCTCGTCGCGGGCAACACGTGCGACGCCTCCGCCTTCTGGGCCGACTTCGACGTGACCCCGATCCCGTTCACGCCCGAGCACCTCGGCTACCTCCGCGACGAGGCGTAG
- a CDS encoding deoxynucleoside kinase, which produces MQEDSTPPADAAPEPLVLSEKKYVAIAGNIGAGKSSLTRVLSSYFKWEAFYERVDDNPYLSDFYDDMRRWSFNLQVFFLSSRFAHQRDIEAAPHSIVQDRSIYEDVEIFARNLYEMGLMDGRDFENYQELFALMTSYLRPPDLLIYLRASVPTLVRQIQSRGRDFESNIRIDYLERLNTHYEDWVSRYDLGPKLIVETDELDFVNADPDRFEILSRVESRLYGLFPELTG; this is translated from the coding sequence ATGCAGGAAGACTCCACGCCCCCGGCGGACGCCGCCCCGGAACCGCTCGTCCTCTCGGAAAAGAAGTACGTCGCTATCGCCGGCAACATCGGCGCGGGCAAGAGCTCGCTCACACGCGTCCTCTCCAGCTACTTCAAGTGGGAGGCGTTCTACGAGCGCGTCGACGACAACCCGTACCTCTCGGATTTCTACGACGACATGCGGCGCTGGAGCTTCAACCTCCAGGTGTTCTTCCTCTCCAGCCGCTTCGCCCACCAGCGCGACATCGAGGCCGCCCCACACTCGATCGTGCAGGACCGCTCGATCTACGAGGATGTCGAGATCTTCGCCCGCAACCTCTACGAGATGGGGCTGATGGACGGGCGTGACTTCGAGAACTACCAGGAGCTCTTCGCCCTCATGACGAGCTACCTCCGCCCGCCGGACCTCCTGATCTACCTCCGCGCGAGCGTCCCCACACTCGTCCGCCAGATCCAGTCCCGCGGCCGCGACTTCGAGTCGAACATCCGCATCGACTACCTCGAACGGCTCAACACGCACTACGAGGACTGGGTCAGCCGCTACGACCTCGGCCCGAAGCTGATCGTGGAGACGGACGAGCTCGACTTCGTGAACGCCGACCCCGACCGGTTCGAGATCCTGAGCCGCGTCGAGAGCCGGCTCTACGGGCTGTTTCCCGAGCTGACGGGATGA
- a CDS encoding TfoX/Sxy family protein: MAKPATTSDLGTLKNLGPTSVGWLCACGITSAAELRRVGAVMAYRIVRHRFPATNALLLFALHGALTDTHWNALHPATKARLRAEAAGDLVVGAG; this comes from the coding sequence GTGGCGAAGCCCGCGACGACCTCCGACCTCGGCACACTCAAGAACCTCGGCCCGACGAGCGTCGGCTGGCTCTGCGCGTGTGGGATCACGTCGGCGGCCGAGCTGCGGCGCGTGGGCGCGGTGATGGCGTACCGGATCGTGCGGCACCGCTTCCCCGCGACGAACGCGCTCCTCCTCTTCGCCCTCCACGGCGCGTTGACGGACACGCACTGGAACGCCCTCCACCCGGCGACGAAGGCGCGGCTGCGCGCCGAGGCAGCGGGCGACCTCGTGGTCGGGGCGGGGTGA
- the pfp gene encoding diphosphate--fructose-6-phosphate 1-phosphotransferase, with the protein MSKAPKKLAILVGGGPAPGINSVIGAATIRAIQDGVEVVGVRDGFKWIMRGDIDHVENLTVEEVSRIHFRGGSYIGIARDNPTKQPDHLENAVTSLLRLNVDKLITIGGDDTAYSAMKVEERAAGRIRVVHVPKTIDNDLALPHGTPTFGFNTARHMGVELVENLMVDARTTSRWYFVVTMGRSAGHLALGIGKAAGATITLIPEEFPEDVIRLEHVVDILVGAIVKRLSYGRTDGVAILAEGLLAQLDPSDLEILESVERDAHGNIRLAEVSFGEIVKYRVQERLAEFGLKATIIAKNIGYELRCSDPIPFDMEYTRDLGYSAAQFLLGGGNAAMVSMQGGRFVPLPFQEILDPATGRAQVRTVDVTGESYHIARSYMLRLSREDFEDPHELAKFAATASTSVEAFREGFAYLLDRDMLYRNGADAPKALPAEAVP; encoded by the coding sequence ATGTCCAAAGCGCCCAAGAAGCTCGCCATCCTCGTCGGCGGCGGCCCCGCCCCCGGCATCAACAGCGTCATCGGCGCGGCCACGATCCGCGCCATCCAGGACGGCGTCGAGGTCGTCGGCGTGCGCGACGGGTTCAAGTGGATCATGCGCGGCGACATCGACCACGTCGAGAACCTGACCGTGGAGGAAGTCAGCCGGATCCACTTCCGCGGCGGCTCCTACATCGGCATCGCCCGCGACAACCCGACGAAGCAGCCCGACCACCTCGAGAACGCCGTCACAAGCCTGCTCCGCCTCAACGTCGACAAGCTCATCACGATCGGCGGCGACGACACGGCCTACAGCGCGATGAAGGTCGAGGAGCGCGCCGCCGGGCGGATCCGCGTCGTCCACGTCCCCAAGACGATTGACAACGACCTCGCGCTCCCGCACGGGACGCCGACGTTCGGGTTCAACACGGCGCGGCACATGGGCGTCGAACTCGTCGAGAACCTCATGGTCGACGCGCGGACGACGAGCCGGTGGTACTTCGTGGTCACGATGGGCCGCTCGGCGGGCCACCTCGCCCTCGGCATCGGGAAGGCCGCCGGCGCCACGATCACACTCATCCCCGAGGAGTTCCCCGAGGACGTGATCCGGCTCGAACACGTCGTCGACATCCTCGTCGGCGCGATCGTCAAGCGGCTCTCGTACGGCCGCACCGACGGCGTGGCGATCCTCGCCGAAGGGCTCCTCGCGCAGCTCGACCCGTCCGACCTCGAAATCCTCGAATCCGTCGAGCGCGACGCCCACGGCAACATCCGGCTCGCCGAGGTCTCGTTCGGCGAGATCGTGAAGTACCGCGTGCAGGAGCGCCTCGCCGAGTTCGGGCTCAAGGCGACGATCATCGCGAAGAACATCGGCTACGAACTCCGCTGCTCCGACCCCATCCCGTTCGACATGGAGTACACCCGCGACCTCGGCTACTCCGCCGCGCAATTCCTCCTCGGCGGGGGCAACGCCGCGATGGTCTCGATGCAGGGCGGCCGCTTCGTCCCGCTCCCGTTCCAGGAGATCCTCGACCCGGCAACGGGCCGCGCGCAGGTCCGCACCGTCGACGTCACCGGCGAGAGCTACCACATCGCGCGGAGCTACATGCTCCGGCTCAGCCGCGAGGACTTCGAGGACCCGCACGAGCTGGCGAAGTTCGCGGCCACGGCGAGCACGTCCGTCGAGGCCTTCCGCGAGGGGTTCGCCTACCTCCTCGACCGGGACATGCTCTACCGCAACGGGGCCGACGCCCCGAAGGCGCTGCCCGCCGAGGCCGTCCCCTGA
- a CDS encoding TIGR00341 family protein, producing the protein MPASPDPTVDPAAVDSAVEAEDANEESAIEEAAREKFGLRRWDRPALYVETAEAATDTDLPFWMVLMLSGAIATLGLALDATAVVIGAMLVAPLMGPLLGLSLALAVGDGRLAVQTGLTIFLGAVGVIAVAALLTVLLPFQEVTPEIASRTRPTTLDLGIAVFSGLAGAVVTVSRERRLSASIPGVAIAVALIPPLGVAGFGIGTGWQWSLVHGSLLLFGANLGGIVLSGMAAFLLVGMHRDDVLDRARRWHREADLPGLAGRISRMRLFSGLRVFDSPWMRVALVFAFVAAVAFPLTSSLTQVLREARITRALDAAASALQADGDAAVLSRSVRIGETTSRVQFRIAASEWIGERDRVRIERDASAAAGEPITLALDQLIASNGDLPSLTDPVSSSASSSIDPSPAATLDRLDRQVTNALRNLALPDGVEPLGAEVVVGSGPARLLVTYAAARPLSAEAETMIARQAAAALRLDADAVATEAVATRPYALPVDSARTAAWRDLLGRFPRLRLVVTADSATADSVRRALLAGGTPDDQVIARVGAPPRIHLVLPDDPPDDAP; encoded by the coding sequence ATGCCCGCATCGCCCGACCCCACCGTGGACCCTGCCGCCGTGGATTCCGCCGTTGAGGCAGAGGACGCCAACGAGGAGTCTGCCATCGAGGAGGCGGCGCGAGAGAAGTTCGGGCTGCGGCGCTGGGACCGGCCGGCGCTCTACGTCGAGACGGCGGAGGCGGCGACGGACACGGACCTCCCGTTCTGGATGGTGCTCATGCTCTCCGGCGCGATCGCGACACTCGGGCTCGCGCTCGACGCGACGGCCGTCGTGATCGGGGCGATGCTCGTGGCGCCGCTGATGGGGCCGCTCCTCGGGCTCAGCCTCGCCCTCGCCGTCGGCGACGGGCGGCTGGCGGTCCAGACAGGGCTGACGATCTTCCTCGGTGCGGTCGGCGTGATCGCGGTGGCGGCGCTCCTCACCGTCCTCCTCCCCTTTCAGGAGGTCACGCCCGAGATCGCCTCGCGGACGCGGCCGACGACGCTCGACCTCGGCATCGCCGTGTTCTCCGGGCTCGCGGGCGCCGTCGTGACCGTCTCGCGCGAGCGGCGGCTCTCGGCCTCGATCCCGGGCGTGGCGATCGCCGTGGCGCTGATCCCGCCGCTCGGCGTGGCGGGGTTCGGGATCGGGACGGGGTGGCAGTGGTCGCTCGTCCACGGGAGCCTCCTCCTCTTCGGCGCCAACCTCGGCGGCATCGTGCTCAGCGGGATGGCCGCGTTCCTCCTCGTGGGGATGCACCGCGACGACGTGCTCGACCGCGCGCGGCGGTGGCACCGCGAGGCCGACCTGCCGGGGCTCGCCGGGCGGATCAGCCGGATGCGGCTATTCTCCGGCCTTCGCGTGTTCGACTCGCCGTGGATGCGCGTCGCCCTCGTGTTCGCGTTCGTCGCCGCCGTCGCCTTCCCCCTCACCTCGTCGCTCACGCAGGTGCTCCGCGAGGCCCGCATCACCCGCGCCCTCGACGCCGCGGCCTCCGCCCTCCAGGCCGATGGCGACGCGGCGGTCCTCTCGCGCAGCGTGAGGATCGGCGAGACTACGTCGCGCGTGCAGTTCCGCATCGCCGCGTCGGAGTGGATCGGCGAGCGCGACCGCGTGCGGATCGAGCGCGACGCTTCGGCAGCGGCCGGCGAGCCGATCACGCTCGCGCTCGACCAGCTCATCGCCTCGAACGGCGACCTCCCGTCCCTCACCGACCCCGTCTCCTCTTCCGCGTCCTCGTCCATCGACCCCTCGCCGGCCGCCACGCTCGACCGGCTCGACCGGCAGGTGACGAACGCGCTCCGCAACCTCGCCCTCCCCGACGGCGTGGAGCCGCTCGGGGCCGAGGTCGTCGTGGGCAGTGGGCCGGCCCGCCTCCTCGTGACGTACGCCGCCGCGCGCCCGCTCTCCGCCGAGGCCGAGACCATGATCGCGCGGCAGGCCGCGGCAGCGCTCCGGCTCGACGCCGACGCCGTGGCGACCGAGGCCGTCGCCACCCGCCCGTATGCGCTCCCCGTGGACTCGGCGCGGACGGCCGCGTGGCGCGACCTCCTCGGCCGCTTCCCCCGGCTCCGCCTCGTCGTCACCGCCGACTCGGCGACGGCCGACAGCGTGCGCCGCGCGCTCCTCGCCGGCGGGACACCGGACGACCAGGTCATCGCCCGCGTGGGCGCCCCGCCCCGCATCCACCTCGTCCTCCCCGACGATCCGCCCGATGACGCGCCGTAG